The following coding sequences lie in one Pectobacterium sp. A5351 genomic window:
- the trhP gene encoding prephenate-dependent tRNA uridine(34) hydroxylase TrhP, whose translation MFKPELLSPAGTLKNMRYAFAYGADAIYAGQPRYSLRVRNNEFNHQTLAQAINEAHELGKKFYVVVNIAPHNAKLKTFLRDLQPVIEMGPDALIMSDPGLIMLVRENFPQIDIHLSVQANAVNWATVKFWQQMGLTRVILSRELSLEEIAEIRQNVPDMELEIFVHGALCMAYSGRCLLSGYINKRDPNQGTCTNACRWEYKVQEGKEDDIGNIVHQHEPIAVKNVEPALGIGEPTDKVFMLEESMRPGEYMSAFEDEHGTYIMNSRDLRAIQHVERLTQMQVHSLKIEGRTKSFYYCARTAQVYRRAIDDAVAGKPFDPTLLETLEGLAHRGYTEGFLRRHVHEDYQNYDYGYSVSDRQQFVGEFTGVRRNGLAEVEVKNKFSCGDSVEMMTPNGNIQFTIESMQNIKGQPADVAPGNGHIVYLPVPDDVSLDYALLLRNLPGTTTRNPNAE comes from the coding sequence ATGTTTAAACCGGAACTGCTTTCTCCGGCCGGTACGCTGAAAAATATGCGCTACGCCTTTGCCTATGGCGCGGACGCGATTTATGCCGGTCAACCCCGTTACAGCCTGCGCGTACGCAATAACGAATTCAACCATCAGACGCTGGCGCAAGCCATTAACGAAGCGCATGAACTGGGCAAGAAATTCTACGTGGTCGTTAACATCGCACCGCACAATGCCAAACTGAAAACCTTCCTGCGTGACCTGCAACCCGTGATCGAAATGGGGCCGGATGCGCTGATCATGTCCGATCCGGGCCTGATTATGCTGGTGCGGGAAAACTTCCCACAGATAGATATTCACCTTTCCGTTCAGGCCAACGCGGTCAACTGGGCGACGGTGAAATTCTGGCAGCAGATGGGGCTGACGCGTGTCATTTTGTCCCGCGAACTGTCGCTGGAAGAGATTGCAGAAATCCGCCAGAACGTGCCGGATATGGAACTGGAGATCTTCGTTCACGGCGCGCTGTGTATGGCCTACTCTGGCCGCTGCCTGCTGTCCGGTTACATCAATAAACGCGATCCGAATCAGGGTACCTGCACTAACGCCTGCCGCTGGGAATATAAGGTTCAGGAAGGTAAAGAGGACGATATCGGCAATATCGTTCATCAGCACGAACCTATCGCGGTGAAGAATGTTGAGCCTGCGTTGGGCATCGGCGAACCGACCGACAAAGTCTTTATGCTGGAAGAAAGCATGCGCCCCGGCGAATACATGAGCGCTTTTGAAGACGAGCACGGCACCTACATCATGAACTCCCGCGATCTGCGTGCCATCCAGCACGTTGAACGCCTGACGCAGATGCAGGTGCACTCGCTGAAAATCGAAGGCCGCACCAAGTCATTCTATTACTGTGCCCGTACTGCGCAGGTTTATCGCCGCGCCATCGACGATGCTGTCGCGGGTAAACCGTTCGACCCGACGCTGCTGGAAACGCTGGAGGGCTTAGCACACCGTGGCTACACCGAAGGCTTCCTGCGTCGCCACGTGCATGAAGATTACCAGAACTACGATTACGGCTATTCCGTTTCCGATCGTCAGCAGTTTGTCGGTGAATTCACCGGCGTGCGTCGCAATGGGCTGGCGGAAGTCGAGGTGAAGAACAAGTTTTCCTGCGGCGACAGCGTGGAGATGATGACGCCAAACGGCAATATTCAATTCACCATCGAATCCATGCAAAATATCAAAGGGCAACCCGCCGATGTGGCACCGGGTAACGGCCACATCGTCTATCTGCCCGTACCGGACGATGTCTCGCTGGATTATGCGCTACTGCTGCGCAATCTGCCGGGCACCACCACGCGTAACCCTAACGCGGAATAA
- a CDS encoding glutathione S-transferase family protein: MSGLVNGKWVNGDVAAEEIKNGAFHREETKFRQTELVPEAGRYQLFVSYLCPWASRTLIFRKLKGLENIISLSVANPRIADNGWEFATPQDAGEHVGEIHYLHQLYTASVPDYTGKVSVPVLWDRVEGRIVNNESADIIRMLNSEFNDLTGNSLDFYPSELRSEIDRWNETVYRNVNNGVYKTGFAKTQEHYNAAVTTLFTTLDELDDHLGSHRYMLGDTLTEADWRLFVTLVRFDVAYHGAFKCNLKRIADYPNLSNYLRELYQWPGVAETVNIDHIKAGYYGIAWLNPTQIIPVGPLVDLSQRHNRETVGKSRLATR; this comes from the coding sequence ATGTCAGGCTTAGTGAATGGCAAATGGGTTAACGGCGATGTCGCGGCGGAAGAGATCAAAAACGGCGCATTCCACCGCGAAGAAACCAAATTTCGGCAAACCGAGCTGGTGCCAGAGGCGGGGCGTTACCAGCTTTTTGTCTCCTATCTCTGCCCGTGGGCGTCACGCACGCTGATTTTCCGCAAGCTGAAAGGGCTGGAGAACATCATTTCGCTTTCGGTTGCCAACCCACGCATTGCCGATAACGGCTGGGAATTTGCCACCCCGCAGGATGCGGGTGAGCATGTGGGGGAGATTCACTACCTGCACCAGTTGTACACCGCCAGCGTGCCCGACTATACCGGAAAGGTATCGGTCCCTGTGCTGTGGGATCGGGTGGAAGGCCGCATCGTGAATAACGAATCGGCGGATATCATCCGTATGCTGAACAGCGAATTTAACGACCTGACCGGCAACTCCCTCGATTTCTATCCGTCAGAGCTGCGCAGCGAGATCGACCGCTGGAATGAAACCGTGTATCGCAACGTCAACAACGGCGTGTATAAGACCGGGTTCGCCAAAACGCAGGAACACTATAACGCTGCCGTCACCACGCTCTTCACCACGTTGGACGAGCTGGACGATCATCTGGGCAGCCATCGCTATATGCTCGGTGACACGCTGACCGAAGCCGACTGGCGCCTGTTTGTGACACTGGTACGTTTTGACGTGGCCTACCACGGCGCGTTCAAATGCAACCTGAAGCGTATTGCCGACTACCCGAACCTGTCGAATTATCTGCGCGAGCTGTACCAGTGGCCAGGCGTCGCAGAGACGGTCAATATCGACCACATCAAAGCGGGCTATTACGGCATTGCCTGGCTGAACCCGACGCAAATTATACCGGTTGGCCCATTGGTCGATTTGTCTCAGCGCCACAACCGTGAAACGGTTGGAAAATCCCGTCTCGCGACGCGTTAA
- a CDS encoding GNAT family N-acetyltransferase, with the protein MTAFSETTKIETPRLLLRPLYRDDAPALFVFMSDSVVMRFWNHPPWQHIEQAHDAIDEYWSALCAGQYMKLGLEVKTSGELIGTCVLFNLEIESKRAEIGYCLAASAQGKGYMAEALSALRDFAFETAGLSRLEAEIDPRNVASARSLERLGFTQEGRLKQRWIVDGEVSDSALYGLLAAKR; encoded by the coding sequence ATGACTGCATTTTCCGAAACCACCAAAATCGAGACACCTCGCCTGCTGCTGCGCCCGCTTTATCGTGATGATGCTCCAGCGCTGTTCGTCTTTATGTCCGATTCCGTCGTGATGCGCTTCTGGAACCATCCGCCCTGGCAGCACATCGAGCAGGCGCACGACGCGATTGACGAATACTGGAGCGCGCTATGCGCCGGGCAATACATGAAGCTGGGTCTGGAGGTGAAAACGAGCGGCGAACTGATCGGCACCTGCGTGCTGTTCAACCTTGAGATTGAGTCTAAGCGCGCCGAAATCGGCTACTGTCTGGCGGCGAGTGCGCAAGGCAAAGGCTATATGGCGGAAGCGCTCTCTGCCCTGCGGGATTTTGCCTTTGAAACGGCGGGACTAAGTCGATTGGAAGCCGAAATCGATCCCCGAAACGTGGCCTCAGCCCGCTCGCTGGAACGACTGGGATTCACGCAGGAAGGGCGGTTAAAGCAGCGTTGGATTGTGGACGGCGAGGTGTCAGATTCCGCGCTGTACGGCCTGCTGGCGGCTAAGCGTTAG
- a CDS encoding Vat family streptogramin A O-acetyltransferase produces MLNGPDPDNRYPMAGFPQVCFIKNIVTNPNIEIGDYTYYDDPDGVENFEQNVLYHYPFLGDKLIIGRFCAIAHGAKFIMNGANHRLSGLSTYPFQIFGNGWEKVTPKPGDLPYKGDTIIGNDVWIGYDALIMPGIRIGNGAIIASRAVVTADVPAYTVVGGNPAKILKSRFAPDVIHALETLCWWDWPIEKITRHLEALAAGDIAALQTGHLSE; encoded by the coding sequence ATGTTGAACGGACCCGATCCGGATAACCGCTACCCCATGGCCGGTTTTCCCCAAGTGTGTTTCATCAAAAATATTGTCACCAACCCGAATATCGAAATTGGCGACTACACCTATTATGACGATCCCGACGGCGTGGAAAATTTCGAGCAAAATGTGCTCTACCACTATCCGTTTCTCGGCGATAAATTAATCATCGGTAGGTTTTGCGCCATCGCGCATGGCGCAAAATTTATCATGAACGGCGCTAACCATCGGCTCTCCGGACTGTCGACTTACCCGTTTCAGATTTTTGGCAACGGCTGGGAAAAAGTGACACCCAAGCCTGGCGATCTGCCTTACAAAGGCGACACGATCATCGGCAATGATGTCTGGATTGGCTATGACGCCCTGATCATGCCCGGCATCCGCATTGGAAATGGTGCCATCATTGCGTCACGTGCCGTGGTCACCGCCGATGTGCCCGCTTATACGGTCGTTGGCGGCAATCCGGCCAAAATACTTAAATCCCGTTTTGCGCCGGACGTCATCCATGCACTGGAAACGCTGTGCTGGTGGGACTGGCCGATAGAAAAAATCACCCGTCATCTGGAAGCCCTCGCGGCTGGCGATATTGCGGCACTGCAAACCGGCCATCTGTCCGAATAA
- the baeR gene encoding two-component system response regulator BaeR, whose product MTTAPDFAMASPILIVEDEPKLGQLLVDYLQAADYATHWLCDGHDVVEWVRQHSPALILLDLMLPGCDGLTLCRTIRQFSNVPIIMVTARSEEIDRLLGLEIGADDYICKPFSPREVVVRVRTLLRRCGWQNDGMKAIEKTETALLIDKSGFQASYLGQNLDLTPAEFRLLKTLSTEPGKVFSREALLDKLYDDYRVVTDRTIDSHIKNLRRKLEQLDEETSFIRTVYGIGYRWEAAPCNEV is encoded by the coding sequence ATGACAACCGCACCCGATTTCGCTATGGCATCACCTATTCTGATTGTCGAAGATGAGCCCAAGCTGGGGCAACTGCTGGTGGATTACCTTCAGGCGGCGGACTACGCGACGCATTGGCTGTGTGACGGTCACGATGTCGTCGAGTGGGTGCGACAGCACTCTCCTGCACTCATTTTGCTGGATTTAATGCTGCCGGGTTGCGATGGCCTGACGCTCTGCCGCACCATCCGTCAGTTCTCCAACGTGCCAATTATTATGGTCACCGCCCGTAGCGAGGAGATCGATCGCCTGCTGGGGCTGGAAATTGGTGCCGATGACTATATTTGTAAGCCCTTCAGCCCACGCGAAGTCGTCGTGCGCGTCAGAACGCTGCTGCGTCGCTGCGGCTGGCAGAACGACGGTATGAAAGCCATCGAGAAAACCGAAACGGCTCTGCTGATTGATAAAAGCGGCTTTCAGGCCAGCTATCTGGGGCAGAACCTTGACCTGACGCCAGCCGAGTTTCGCCTGCTCAAGACGCTTTCCACCGAGCCGGGTAAGGTGTTTTCCCGCGAGGCGCTGCTGGATAAGCTCTACGACGATTATCGCGTCGTGACCGACCGCACCATCGACAGCCACATCAAAAACCTGCGTCGCAAGCTAGAGCAGTTGGACGAAGAGACCTCATTTATCCGCACGGTATACGGCATCGGCTATCGCTGGGAAGCGGCACCCTGCAATGAGGTATAA
- the baeS gene encoding two-component system sensor histidine kinase BaeS produces the protein MKFGITAKLFLAIFATCMLVLITMHWGVRVSFERGFIDYIKRGNEQRVTQLRDALAEQYQQHGDWSFLRNNDRLVFKMLHSLDQNNDTDNSMQGLRVRLWVLDTGKRKLFGSPAPIPNEGTWQPIEVQNQTVGWIVASPVERLTRNADISFDQQQQRTSWLIVALSTLLAIIATWLTARGLFAPVKRLVNGMHSLASGDFSTRVVASSHDELGRLAQDFNQLAITLEKNEQSRRAFMADVSHELRTPLAVLRGELEALQDGVRKPDSNSLHSLQSEVATLTKLVDDLHQLTLSDRGALAYRKTSVDVVQILHIAIAAFHERFQKKQITLTTDLPTQAGVFGDPDRLSQLFNNLLENSLRYTDEQGQLTITLMQQHKRWAIIWQDSAPGVTDEQLTLIFERFYRAESSRNRASGGSGLGLAICNNIVEAHSGRLYAEHSPLGGVMITIEFPLHEPD, from the coding sequence ATGAAATTCGGAATCACCGCCAAGCTGTTTCTCGCGATTTTCGCCACCTGCATGCTGGTACTGATTACCATGCATTGGGGTGTGCGCGTCAGCTTCGAACGCGGCTTTATCGACTACATTAAGCGCGGCAACGAACAGCGGGTCACGCAACTGCGCGATGCGCTGGCGGAACAATATCAGCAGCACGGCGACTGGTCATTCCTGCGCAACAATGACCGGCTGGTGTTCAAAATGCTGCACTCGCTGGATCAGAACAACGACACCGACAACAGTATGCAGGGGCTACGCGTGCGCCTGTGGGTGCTCGATACCGGCAAACGCAAGCTGTTTGGATCTCCCGCCCCCATCCCGAACGAAGGCACCTGGCAACCGATTGAGGTACAAAACCAAACGGTCGGCTGGATTGTCGCCTCGCCCGTTGAACGCCTGACCCGCAACGCCGATATCAGTTTCGATCAACAGCAGCAGCGTACCAGTTGGCTGATTGTCGCGCTCTCAACGCTGCTCGCGATCATCGCCACCTGGCTGACCGCGCGTGGCCTATTCGCCCCCGTCAAACGACTGGTCAACGGCATGCACAGTTTGGCATCGGGGGATTTCAGCACGCGGGTAGTGGCAAGCTCGCACGACGAACTGGGCAGGCTGGCGCAGGATTTCAACCAGCTTGCCATCACGCTGGAAAAAAACGAACAGTCTCGCCGTGCGTTTATGGCCGATGTCTCTCACGAGTTGAGAACGCCACTGGCGGTACTGCGCGGCGAGTTGGAAGCCTTGCAGGATGGCGTACGTAAACCCGACTCGAATTCCCTGCATTCGCTTCAGTCTGAAGTCGCGACGTTGACCAAACTGGTGGACGATCTGCATCAGCTTACGCTGTCCGATCGTGGGGCGCTGGCCTACCGCAAAACGTCTGTGGACGTGGTGCAAATTCTGCATATTGCTATCGCCGCGTTTCATGAGCGTTTCCAGAAAAAGCAGATTACGCTCACCACCGATTTACCGACTCAGGCTGGCGTCTTTGGTGACCCAGACCGGCTGAGCCAGCTATTTAACAATCTGCTGGAAAATAGCCTGCGCTACACTGACGAGCAGGGACAGTTGACCATTACCCTCATGCAGCAGCATAAACGCTGGGCTATTATCTGGCAGGACAGCGCCCCCGGCGTGACCGACGAGCAGCTCACGCTGATTTTCGAGCGCTTTTACCGTGCGGAAAGCTCACGCAACCGCGCCAGCGGCGGCTCTGGGCTGGGGTTGGCTATCTGCAATAATATCGTTGAGGCGCATAGCGGACGGCTGTATGCTGAGCATTCGCCGTTAGGGGGAGTGATGATTACCATCGAGTTCCCCTTGCACGAACCTGATTAA
- a CDS encoding MFS transporter encodes MTQPASVRWQLWIVAFGFFMQTLDTTIVNTALPSMAASLNESPLHMHSVIVSYVLTVAVMLPASGWLADRIGVKNIFFTAILLFTLGSLLCARSETLNELLASRVIQGVGGAMMVPVGRLTVIKIVPRDQYMAAMTFVTLPGQIGPLMGPALGGFLVEYASWHWIFLINLPVGIIGALATWFLMPNYTMRTQRFDISGFLWLAVGMATLTLALDGNRSLGIPPIAIFALIAVGLIALLSYWLHARHNKRALFNLHLFDTSTFSIGLTGGLLARIGSGMLPFMTPLFLQLGMGFSPFHAGLMMVPMVLGSMGMKRIVVQVVNRLGYRRVLIVSTLLLALVTALFALVALMQWIWMIPIVLFFLGMVNAVRFSTMNTLTLKDLPDTLASGGNSLLSMTMQLSTSLGVSIAGILLGMFSQPHMAAGSGETHMVFIYTYLSMIVIIALPVLIFNRVPMDSVKQSTLPRKS; translated from the coding sequence ATGACCCAACCAGCCTCCGTCCGCTGGCAGCTCTGGATTGTTGCCTTTGGCTTTTTTATGCAAACGCTGGATACCACCATCGTGAATACCGCGCTGCCTTCAATGGCCGCGAGTCTAAATGAAAGCCCGCTGCATATGCATTCGGTGATTGTTTCCTATGTGCTGACCGTTGCGGTGATGCTGCCTGCCAGCGGCTGGCTGGCCGATCGTATCGGCGTGAAGAACATCTTTTTCACCGCGATTTTGCTGTTTACGCTCGGCTCACTGCTGTGCGCCCGTTCGGAAACGCTGAATGAGCTGCTGGCCTCACGCGTCATTCAGGGCGTCGGCGGTGCGATGATGGTGCCGGTAGGCCGCCTGACGGTGATAAAGATCGTCCCGCGCGATCAGTATATGGCGGCGATGACATTCGTGACGCTACCCGGCCAGATTGGCCCGTTAATGGGGCCCGCGCTCGGCGGCTTTCTGGTGGAATATGCCAGTTGGCACTGGATCTTCCTCATCAACCTGCCCGTTGGTATTATCGGCGCGCTGGCAACCTGGTTCCTGATGCCCAATTACACTATGCGGACGCAGCGTTTTGACATCAGCGGCTTCCTCTGGCTTGCAGTTGGCATGGCCACCTTAACGCTGGCGCTGGACGGCAACCGCAGCCTGGGCATCCCACCGATTGCCATTTTCGCGTTAATCGCCGTCGGGCTGATCGCGCTATTAAGCTACTGGCTGCACGCGCGCCACAACAAACGGGCGCTGTTTAACCTGCATCTGTTCGACACATCCACCTTTTCTATCGGCCTGACAGGTGGGCTCTTGGCGCGCATCGGCAGCGGCATGTTGCCGTTTATGACGCCGCTGTTTTTACAGTTGGGAATGGGGTTTTCTCCGTTCCACGCCGGGCTGATGATGGTGCCGATGGTACTAGGCAGCATGGGAATGAAGCGGATCGTGGTGCAGGTCGTCAACCGACTTGGCTACCGCCGCGTGCTGATTGTCTCCACGCTGCTGCTGGCGCTGGTCACGGCGCTGTTCGCACTGGTCGCGCTGATGCAATGGATCTGGATGATCCCAATTGTCTTGTTCTTCCTTGGGATGGTGAACGCCGTTCGTTTTTCCACCATGAACACACTGACGCTGAAAGATCTGCCGGATACGCTCGCCAGCGGCGGCAATAGCCTGCTGTCGATGACGATGCAGTTATCCACCAGCCTCGGCGTCAGCATCGCAGGCATTCTGCTGGGCATGTTTTCCCAACCGCATATGGCGGCGGGGAGCGGGGAAACCCATATGGTGTTTATTTACACCTATCTCAGCATGATCGTGATCATCGCCCTGCCCGTGTTGATTTTTAATCGCGTGCCAATGGACAGCGTCAAGCAGTCAACGCTGCCGCGCAAATCGTGA
- the mdtC gene encoding multidrug efflux RND transporter permease subunit MdtC, producing the protein MKFFALFIHRPVATLLLTLAIALCGVLGFRLLPVSPLPQVDFPVISVSASLPGASPETMASAVATPLERALGRIAGVSEMTSTSSLGSTRVILVFNLDRDINGAARDVQAAINAAQNLLPSGMSSRPTYRKVNPSDAPVMILTLTSDTYSQGQLYDFASTQLSQKISQMEGVGDVSIGGSSLPAVRVALNPVALFNQGISLDEVRQAIAQANVRQPLGNVENSQKSWQIQTNDELKTADAYAPLIIHYNNGAAVRLSDVATVEDSVQNSRNAGMANSKPAILVMIRRAPDANIITTVDNIRAAMPELRASLPAEIQLDVAQDRSPTIRASLAEVEQSLVVAVALVILVVFLFLRSGRATAIPALAVPASLIGTFAAMYLCGFSLNNLSLMALTIATGFVVDDAIVVLENISRHIEAGMKPLPASLQGVREVGFTVLSMSLSLVAVFIPLLLMDGLPGRLFREFAVTLSVAIMISLLISLTLTPMLCARLLRAVPKRSQPRTRGFNRVLLAMQQGYGRSLKWVLNHARWVLLLLLGTIALNVWLYISIPKTFFPEQDTGRLMGFIQADQSISFQAMTVKLQNFMTIVSSDPAVDNVNGFTGGSRTNSGSMFISLKPLSERDVSAQQVISRLRIKLAKEPGANLFLMPVQDIRIGGREANAGYQYTLLSDDLSELRIWEPKIRTAFSKLPELADVNSDQQDKGAEMALTYDRDAMAQLGISVSAANALLNNAFGQRQISTIYQPLNQYKVVMEVDDAYTQDVNSLNKMFVINNEGKPIPLSYFASWKPINAPLSVNHQGLSAASTISFNLPEGTDLSSATAAIERTMTSLGVPPAVRGKFSGTAQAFQQSQSSQLLLILAAIITVYIVLGMLYESYVHPLTILSTLPSAGVGALLALEWFGAPFSLVALIGIMLLIGIVKKNAIMMVDFALVAQRSGGLSAQDAIFQACLLRFRPIMMTTLAALFGALPLVLTSGDGAELRQPLGITIVGGLVMSQILTLYTTPVVYLFFDKLRHIRRKAPEKDLSLS; encoded by the coding sequence CTCCACCAGTTCGCTCGGCAGCACGCGCGTTATTCTGGTGTTTAACCTCGACAGGGATATCAATGGCGCAGCGCGTGATGTGCAGGCGGCCATCAATGCGGCACAGAACCTGCTGCCGTCCGGTATGTCCAGCCGCCCGACCTACCGCAAAGTCAATCCGTCCGACGCCCCCGTCATGATTCTGACGCTGACCTCGGACACCTACAGTCAGGGACAGCTGTACGACTTTGCCTCTACCCAGCTGTCGCAAAAAATTTCGCAGATGGAAGGCGTTGGCGATGTCTCCATCGGCGGGAGTTCACTGCCCGCCGTGCGCGTCGCGCTGAATCCAGTTGCGCTGTTTAATCAGGGAATTTCCCTCGATGAGGTGCGGCAGGCCATCGCGCAGGCGAACGTGCGCCAGCCGCTGGGGAATGTGGAAAACAGCCAGAAAAGCTGGCAGATACAAACCAACGATGAACTCAAAACTGCCGATGCCTACGCGCCGCTGATTATCCACTACAACAACGGGGCCGCCGTCCGCCTGAGCGACGTCGCCACGGTAGAAGATTCGGTGCAGAACTCCCGTAACGCAGGGATGGCGAACTCGAAGCCTGCGATTCTGGTGATGATTCGCCGCGCGCCGGATGCCAACATTATTACCACGGTAGACAATATCCGCGCCGCCATGCCGGAACTGCGCGCCAGCCTGCCTGCCGAAATACAGTTGGATGTCGCACAGGATCGTTCTCCCACCATTCGCGCGTCACTGGCAGAAGTGGAACAATCACTGGTGGTCGCCGTCGCGCTGGTTATTTTGGTCGTCTTCCTGTTCCTACGTTCCGGCCGGGCAACCGCCATTCCGGCACTGGCCGTACCGGCATCGCTTATCGGCACCTTCGCAGCGATGTACCTGTGCGGCTTTAGCCTAAACAACCTGTCGCTGATGGCGCTGACCATTGCCACCGGTTTCGTGGTGGATGACGCCATCGTGGTGCTGGAGAATATTTCCCGCCACATCGAAGCTGGCATGAAGCCGCTACCGGCGTCGCTTCAGGGCGTGCGTGAAGTGGGGTTCACCGTCTTATCCATGAGCCTGTCGCTGGTGGCGGTGTTCATCCCCCTGCTGCTGATGGATGGCTTGCCGGGGCGGTTATTCCGCGAATTCGCCGTCACGCTGTCGGTGGCAATCATGATTTCGCTGCTGATCTCGCTGACGCTGACGCCGATGCTGTGCGCCCGCCTGCTACGTGCCGTTCCCAAGCGTAGCCAGCCACGCACCCGTGGTTTTAACCGCGTGCTGTTGGCGATGCAACAAGGCTACGGGCGCTCGCTGAAGTGGGTGCTCAACCATGCACGCTGGGTGTTGCTGCTCCTGCTGGGCACGATCGCGCTCAACGTCTGGCTGTATATCAGCATTCCCAAGACCTTCTTCCCAGAGCAGGACACGGGCAGGCTGATGGGCTTTATTCAGGCAGATCAGAGTATTTCTTTTCAGGCCATGACGGTAAAACTCCAGAACTTCATGACCATTGTCAGCAGCGACCCGGCGGTGGATAACGTGAACGGGTTTACTGGCGGATCGCGCACCAACAGCGGCTCAATGTTTATCTCGCTTAAGCCGCTGTCCGAGCGAGATGTATCGGCACAGCAGGTGATCAGCCGCCTGCGCATCAAGCTGGCAAAAGAACCCGGCGCTAACCTGTTTCTCATGCCGGTGCAGGATATTCGCATCGGCGGTCGGGAAGCGAATGCCGGGTATCAGTACACGCTGCTGTCTGACGATTTGAGCGAGCTGCGCATCTGGGAACCCAAGATTCGCACCGCTTTCAGCAAACTGCCTGAATTGGCCGACGTGAACTCCGATCAGCAAGATAAAGGCGCGGAAATGGCGCTCACCTACGATCGCGATGCGATGGCGCAGCTCGGCATCAGCGTTTCTGCCGCTAACGCACTGCTCAATAACGCCTTCGGACAGCGCCAGATTTCAACCATTTACCAGCCATTAAACCAATATAAGGTGGTGATGGAAGTGGACGATGCCTACACGCAGGACGTCAATTCACTGAACAAGATGTTCGTGATCAATAACGAAGGTAAGCCTATCCCGCTCTCTTATTTCGCCAGTTGGAAGCCGATCAACGCGCCACTATCGGTGAACCATCAGGGGTTGTCTGCCGCCTCGACCATCTCTTTCAACCTGCCGGAAGGCACCGATCTGTCCAGCGCCACGGCGGCGATAGAAAGAACCATGACGTCGCTGGGCGTGCCACCCGCAGTACGCGGAAAGTTCTCCGGTACGGCGCAGGCGTTCCAGCAATCACAGTCTTCCCAACTGTTGCTGATTCTGGCGGCGATTATCACCGTGTATATCGTGCTGGGTATGCTGTATGAGAGCTATGTGCATCCGCTGACGATTCTGTCTACCCTGCCCTCGGCGGGCGTGGGGGCGTTGCTGGCGCTGGAGTGGTTTGGCGCACCGTTTAGTCTGGTCGCGCTGATTGGCATCATGTTGCTGATTGGGATCGTGAAGAAGAATGCGATCATGATGGTGGATTTTGCGCTGGTGGCGCAGCGCAGCGGCGGGTTGAGCGCACAGGACGCCATTTTTCAGGCCTGCCTGCTGCGTTTCCGCCCGATTATGATGACCACGCTGGCCGCGCTGTTTGGTGCACTACCGCTGGTGCTGACCAGCGGTGATGGTGCCGAGCTGCGCCAGCCACTCGGCATCACGATTGTCGGCGGGCTGGTGATGAGCCAAATCCTCACGCTGTACACCACCCCGGTGGTGTATCTGTTTTTCGACAAGCTGAGGCATATTCGTCGCAAAGCCCCGGAGAAGGATTTGTCACTATCATGA